Proteins from a single region of Pseudomonas quebecensis:
- a CDS encoding Tim44 domain-containing protein: MKRFLSIAMALCIGLTMSLDANAKRFGGGKSSGAAPTHQTSQMAPSAGAGGAAATAGAAGAAGAAAKAGGASRWLGPLAGIAAGGLLASMFMGGGFQGMQIFDILILAVIAFVIFRFIAARRRKQQEHLAPAGAPMQREVFEQKPAMGSIFGGSAAPAARPVINAPAWFNEERFIEAARSHFQSLQQHWDANEMDKIAEFVTPQLLEFLKRERADLGDGFQSTYIDDLRVQLDGVDDRADKTIATLTFSGVSKTSRFDQGEAFSESWNMERAQGDNQPWLVAGIRQNG; encoded by the coding sequence ATGAAACGTTTTCTTAGCATCGCCATGGCGTTGTGCATCGGCCTGACGATGAGCCTCGACGCCAACGCCAAACGCTTCGGTGGTGGCAAAAGCTCGGGCGCAGCGCCCACTCACCAGACCAGCCAAATGGCCCCATCCGCCGGTGCCGGCGGTGCAGCAGCCACTGCGGGCGCAGCCGGTGCGGCTGGCGCTGCGGCCAAGGCCGGCGGCGCTTCGCGCTGGTTGGGCCCACTGGCAGGTATCGCCGCCGGTGGCCTGCTCGCCTCCATGTTTATGGGTGGCGGCTTCCAGGGCATGCAGATCTTCGACATCCTGATCCTGGCGGTCATCGCGTTCGTGATCTTCCGCTTCATCGCCGCTCGTCGCCGCAAGCAACAGGAGCACCTGGCTCCGGCCGGCGCGCCAATGCAGCGTGAAGTGTTCGAGCAGAAGCCGGCCATGGGTTCGATCTTCGGTGGTTCGGCCGCACCTGCCGCCCGTCCGGTGATCAATGCACCGGCCTGGTTCAACGAAGAACGTTTCATCGAAGCGGCCCGCAGCCACTTCCAGTCCCTGCAGCAACACTGGGATGCCAATGAAATGGACAAGATCGCCGAGTTCGTGACCCCGCAACTGCTGGAGTTCCTCAAGCGCGAACGCGCCGACCTGGGCGACGGTTTCCAGTCGACCTACATCGACGACCTGCGCGTCCAGCTTGACGGTGTGGATGACCGCGCCGACAAGACCATCGCCACCCTGACCTTCAGCGGTGTGTCGAAAACCTCGCGTTTCGACCAGGGCGAAGCGTTCAGCGAAAGCTGGAACATGGAACGTGCCCAGGGCGACAACCAGCCATGGCTGGTCGCCGGTATCCGCCAGAACGGCTGA
- the uvrD gene encoding DNA helicase II, translating to MRDDLSLLLNSLNDAQRQAVAAPVGRQLVLAGAGSGKTRVLVHRIAWLIQVENASPHSILSVTFTNKAAAEMRHRIEQLMGISPAGMWVGTFHGLAHRLLRAHWQEAGLSQTFQILDSDDQQRLVKRVIRELGLDEQRWPARQAQWFINGQKDEGLRPQHIQASGDLFLATMRSIYEAYEAACVRAGVIDFSELLLRALDLWRDNPGLLAHYQKRFRHILVDEFQDTNAVQYAWLRLLAKGGDSLMVVGDDDQSIYGWRGAKIENIYQYSEDFPDAVTIRLEQNYRSTAGILKAANALIANNTGRLGKELWTDGGEGEAINLYAAFNEHDEARYVVETIESALKTGLARSDIAILYRSNAQSRVLEEALLRERIPYRIYGGQRFFERAEIKNAMAYLRLLEGRGNDAALERVINIPARGIGEKTVEAIREHARHADVSMWEAMRLLIANKGLTGRAAGALGVFVELIENLAAKCEQMPLHLMTQTVIEQSGLIAYHEAEKGEKGQARVENLEELVSAARAFETTEEDEELTPLAAFLGHASLEAGDTQADEHEDSIQLMTLHSAKGLEFPYVFLVGMEEGLFPHKMSLEEPGRLEEERRLAYVGITRAMQNLVMTYAETRRLYGSETYNKVSRFVREVPKGLIQEVRLSNSVSRPFGGGQQQNSSNMFAGSEIPETPFSLGQQVKHAIFGEGVILNFEGAGAQARVQVNFAEGSKWLMMGYAKLEAI from the coding sequence ATGCGCGATGATCTCTCTCTTTTGCTTAATTCCCTCAACGATGCCCAACGCCAGGCCGTAGCCGCCCCCGTTGGCCGTCAGTTGGTCCTGGCCGGTGCTGGCTCCGGTAAAACCCGAGTGCTGGTGCACCGTATCGCCTGGTTGATCCAGGTCGAAAACGCGTCCCCGCATTCCATCCTGTCGGTGACCTTCACCAACAAGGCGGCCGCCGAGATGCGCCACCGCATCGAACAGCTGATGGGTATCAGCCCGGCCGGCATGTGGGTCGGTACGTTCCACGGCCTGGCACACCGCCTGTTGCGTGCGCACTGGCAGGAAGCGGGCCTGAGCCAGACGTTCCAGATCCTCGACAGTGACGACCAGCAACGCCTGGTCAAGCGCGTCATTCGCGAGTTGGGCCTGGACGAACAGCGTTGGCCCGCGCGTCAGGCCCAGTGGTTCATCAACGGCCAGAAAGACGAAGGCCTGCGCCCGCAACATATCCAGGCCAGCGGCGACTTGTTCCTGGCCACCATGCGCAGCATTTATGAGGCGTACGAAGCGGCCTGCGTGCGCGCCGGCGTGATCGACTTCTCCGAACTGCTGTTGCGCGCCCTCGACCTGTGGCGCGATAACCCAGGCTTGCTGGCCCATTATCAAAAGCGCTTCCGCCACATCCTGGTGGACGAGTTCCAGGACACCAACGCCGTGCAATACGCCTGGTTGCGCCTGTTGGCCAAGGGCGGCGACAGCCTGATGGTAGTGGGCGATGACGACCAGTCGATCTACGGCTGGCGCGGCGCGAAAATCGAGAACATTTACCAGTATTCCGAGGATTTCCCGGACGCGGTGACGATTCGCCTGGAGCAGAACTACCGCTCCACTGCCGGCATTCTCAAAGCCGCCAACGCCTTGATCGCCAACAATACCGGGCGCCTGGGCAAAGAGTTGTGGACCGACGGCGGCGAAGGCGAAGCGATCAATCTGTACGCCGCCTTCAACGAACACGACGAGGCGCGCTATGTGGTGGAAACCATCGAAAGCGCCCTGAAAACCGGCCTGGCGCGCAGCGACATCGCCATCCTGTACCGCTCCAACGCCCAATCGCGGGTACTGGAAGAAGCCTTGTTGCGCGAGCGCATCCCGTATCGCATCTATGGCGGCCAGCGCTTCTTCGAACGCGCGGAAATCAAGAACGCCATGGCCTACCTGCGCTTGCTGGAAGGCCGGGGCAACGATGCGGCGCTGGAACGGGTGATCAATATTCCGGCTCGTGGCATCGGTGAGAAAACCGTTGAAGCGATCCGCGAGCACGCGCGTCACGCCGATGTGTCGATGTGGGAGGCCATGCGCCTGCTGATCGCCAACAAGGGCCTGACCGGTCGAGCGGCCGGGGCGCTGGGCGTGTTTGTCGAACTGATCGAGAACCTTGCGGCCAAGTGCGAGCAGATGCCCCTGCACTTGATGACCCAGACCGTGATCGAACAATCCGGGCTGATTGCCTACCACGAGGCGGAAAAAGGCGAGAAAGGCCAGGCCCGGGTGGAAAACCTTGAGGAACTGGTGAGCGCGGCCCGCGCCTTCGAGACCACCGAAGAAGACGAAGAGCTGACCCCGCTCGCCGCGTTCCTCGGCCACGCGTCGCTGGAAGCCGGCGATACTCAGGCCGACGAGCACGAAGACAGCATCCAGCTGATGACCCTGCACAGCGCCAAGGGCCTGGAATTCCCCTACGTGTTCCTGGTGGGCATGGAAGAAGGCCTGTTCCCGCACAAGATGAGCCTGGAAGAACCTGGCCGCCTTGAGGAAGAGCGCCGCCTGGCCTACGTCGGTATCACTCGGGCGATGCAGAACCTGGTGATGACTTACGCTGAGACCCGACGACTCTACGGCAGCGAGACCTACAACAAGGTATCGCGCTTCGTACGCGAAGTGCCGAAAGGGCTGATTCAGGAAGTGCGCTTGTCCAACAGCGTCAGTCGCCCGTTCGGCGGTGGTCAGCAACAGAATTCCAGCAACATGTTCGCCGGTTCCGAGATTCCGGAAACGCCGTTCAGCCTGGGCCAGCAGGTCAAACATGCGATCTTCGGTGAAGGCGTGATCCTCAACTTCGAAGGCGCCGGTGCCCAGGCCCGCGTGCAGGTGAACTTCGCCGAGGGCAGCAAGTGGCTGATGATGGGCTACGCCAAGCTCGAAGCGATTTGA
- a CDS encoding EAL domain-containing protein — protein sequence MTLSTDLPGPSAMPAQVIHKQYATELAVERTRLLYQGSLLPTLLMLVNGMVCAWLLWTPAQYLLDSIWLVWLLALVALRVIQVAAFDSAMPSRQAQPVWRRMFMLGSAVSGLTLATAAIALAPVNSFMQQAWVFGLIGAATLSASVAYAVSFPAFLSFALPCLVPSIVYLFWNGEPQQQGWGVLGLILLASLSLVAWQVNRLIQRGLLRRFQNQALIEHLQRAQQRSEQLNHELVREVEQRRQVEQELRDVQVGLQDRVAQRSQELDLASQALNKSEARLAMALQASELGLWDWNLQTDEVHHTQIKELFGLEPECVTAMLSHLKPRLHPDDLPLLKRALVEHLKGRSEDYQVEYRVRHGDGHWVWIEDRGRAVEHGRGGRVTRMLGTRRDISAGKALEEQQRLASTVFEAASEGIVILDPDYKLIAVNQAFSRVTGFERDDMLGRNVVELPSSRDARRHFPMIRQALLNHGTWQGELVETRKNGELYPQWLQLNVVRDVRGNVSHIVGFFADLSARRESEERMRYLTHYDELTGLANRSLFRERLREAHQRVRQGGRSLALLHINLDRFKLLNDSLGHEVADQLLQKMARRLINALPEADTIARLSGDEFAVLFDAYGSLSSLARVATRLLAKLRVPVTVDGHELVVSASMGVSLLPDNAREISALVSQSNMAMQHAKHLGGNNFQFYTDSLQASTLERLQLENHLRKAIDEHQLSVFYQPKLCLATGKLNAAEALIRWEHPQWGMVPPSEFIGLAEETGLIVPLGEFVLRQACRQACEWQRQGLAPIRVSVNLSVHQLRQGKLVSLVRQVLEETGLDPQYLELELTESQLLDSVEPIIATFQQLRDLGVKLAIDDFGTGYSSLSYLKRIPVDYVKIDQTFIRGLGQGREDAAITRAIIAMAHGLALKVVAEGVEDQQQLDFLRAEQCDEVQGYLISRPMPADGLADLLRGNADLS from the coding sequence ATGACCCTCAGCACCGATCTGCCCGGCCCTTCGGCGATGCCCGCGCAGGTTATCCACAAACAGTACGCCACCGAGCTGGCAGTCGAGCGCACGCGTCTGCTGTATCAGGGCTCGTTGCTGCCGACTCTGCTGATGTTGGTCAACGGGATGGTCTGCGCCTGGTTGCTGTGGACCCCTGCGCAATATTTGCTCGACAGCATCTGGCTGGTCTGGCTGCTGGCGCTGGTGGCACTGCGCGTGATCCAAGTGGCGGCGTTCGATTCGGCCATGCCCAGCCGCCAGGCCCAGCCGGTGTGGCGGCGCATGTTCATGCTCGGTTCGGCGGTCAGTGGCCTGACGTTGGCGACTGCCGCCATCGCCCTGGCGCCGGTCAACAGCTTCATGCAACAGGCCTGGGTGTTTGGGCTGATCGGCGCGGCCACCTTGTCGGCCAGCGTGGCGTATGCCGTGAGTTTTCCCGCATTTCTGTCATTTGCCTTGCCCTGCCTGGTGCCTTCCATCGTCTATCTGTTCTGGAATGGCGAGCCGCAGCAACAAGGTTGGGGGGTGTTGGGCCTGATTCTGCTGGCGTCCTTGAGCCTGGTGGCGTGGCAGGTCAATCGCTTGATCCAGCGCGGGTTATTGCGCCGTTTTCAGAATCAGGCGCTGATCGAGCATCTGCAGCGGGCGCAGCAGCGCAGTGAGCAGTTGAATCACGAGCTGGTGCGTGAAGTCGAGCAACGGCGCCAGGTCGAGCAGGAGCTGCGCGATGTGCAGGTCGGCCTGCAGGATCGCGTGGCGCAACGCAGCCAGGAGCTGGACCTCGCCAGCCAGGCCCTGAATAAAAGCGAAGCCCGCCTGGCCATGGCGCTGCAGGCCAGTGAGTTGGGGTTGTGGGACTGGAACCTGCAAACCGACGAGGTGCACCACACTCAAATCAAAGAGCTGTTCGGCCTGGAGCCTGAATGCGTCACCGCTATGCTCAGCCACCTCAAGCCGCGCCTGCATCCCGACGACTTGCCGCTGCTCAAGCGCGCGCTGGTGGAGCATCTCAAAGGACGCAGCGAGGACTACCAGGTGGAATACCGGGTGCGGCACGGCGACGGTCACTGGGTCTGGATCGAAGACCGTGGCCGCGCGGTTGAACACGGGCGCGGTGGGCGTGTGACCCGTATGCTCGGCACACGCCGCGATATCAGCGCCGGCAAAGCCCTGGAAGAGCAGCAGCGCCTGGCGTCGACCGTCTTCGAGGCTGCCAGCGAAGGCATCGTGATTCTCGATCCGGACTATAAGCTGATTGCGGTCAACCAGGCCTTCAGCCGCGTCACCGGTTTCGAGCGCGACGACATGCTGGGTCGTAATGTCGTGGAGTTGCCCAGCAGCCGCGATGCGCGGCGTCATTTTCCGATGATCCGCCAGGCGCTGCTCAATCATGGCACCTGGCAGGGCGAGCTGGTTGAAACGCGCAAGAATGGCGAACTCTACCCGCAGTGGCTGCAATTGAACGTTGTGCGTGACGTGCGAGGAAATGTCAGCCACATTGTGGGGTTCTTCGCTGATCTGTCGGCGCGGCGCGAGTCCGAAGAGCGTATGCGCTACCTCACCCATTACGATGAGTTGACCGGCCTGGCCAACCGTTCGCTGTTCCGCGAGCGCCTGCGCGAGGCCCATCAGCGCGTGCGCCAGGGGGGCCGCAGCCTGGCGCTGCTGCACATCAACCTGGATCGCTTCAAACTGCTCAATGACAGCCTGGGGCATGAAGTGGCTGACCAGTTGCTGCAGAAGATGGCCCGGCGCTTGATCAATGCACTGCCCGAAGCCGACACCATTGCGCGGTTGTCCGGGGATGAATTTGCGGTGTTGTTCGATGCCTACGGCAGTTTGTCGAGCCTGGCGCGGGTGGCCACGCGATTGCTGGCCAAGCTGCGTGTGCCGGTCACGGTGGACGGGCATGAACTGGTGGTCAGTGCGTCGATGGGTGTCAGCCTGTTGCCGGACAATGCGCGGGAAATTTCCGCGCTGGTCAGTCAATCCAACATGGCCATGCAGCATGCCAAGCACCTGGGCGGCAATAACTTCCAGTTCTATACCGACAGCCTGCAAGCCAGCACGCTGGAGCGCCTGCAGCTGGAAAACCATCTGCGCAAGGCCATCGACGAACACCAGCTCAGCGTGTTCTACCAGCCCAAGTTATGCCTGGCCACCGGCAAGCTTAATGCTGCGGAGGCGCTGATCCGTTGGGAACATCCGCAGTGGGGCATGGTGCCACCCAGCGAATTTATCGGCCTGGCCGAAGAGACCGGCCTGATCGTGCCGCTGGGCGAGTTCGTGTTGCGCCAAGCCTGCCGGCAGGCCTGCGAATGGCAACGCCAGGGGCTGGCGCCGATCCGAGTGTCGGTGAACCTGTCGGTGCATCAATTGCGTCAGGGCAAGCTGGTCAGCCTGGTGCGTCAGGTCTTGGAGGAGACCGGCCTGGACCCGCAATACCTGGAGCTGGAACTGACCGAAAGCCAACTGCTCGACAGCGTCGAACCGATCATCGCGACCTTCCAGCAACTGCGAGACCTGGGGGTGAAGCTGGCGATCGACGATTTCGGCACCGGGTATTCGTCCCTCAGTTATCTCAAGCGTATCCCGGTGGATTACGTGAAGATCGATCAAACATTCATTCGCGGGCTGGGCCAAGGTCGTGAAGACGCGGCCATTACCCGAGCGATCATCGCCATGGCGCACGGGTTGGCGCTCAAGGTGGTGGCCGAAGGTGTGGAAGATCAACAACAGCTGGATTTTCTGCGCGCCGAGCAATGTGACGAGGTGCAGGGCTACCTGATCAGCCGGCCGATGCCAGCCGACGGGCTCGCGGATTTGTTGCGGGGAAATGCGGATTTATCTTAG
- the hexR gene encoding transcriptional regulator HexR, translating into MNLLQHIAQSRHLLRKSELKVADHVLLDPAAVMHSSMADLAHSVGISEPTIVRFCRAIGCSGFQDLKLKLAQSLAAGASFGQFAIHEDDSVADYSLKIFDTTLHTLMEVREKLDPVELQKAVTAMSQAQRVEFYGFGASGAVAADAQHKFFRLLLTAAAYSDPHMQAMSAVTLKPTDVAICISQSGRSKDLLITANLVRESGASLITLCPSQTPLAELSTVNLAIDVHEDTEIYTPLTSRIAHLVVIDVLAMGVAMARGPSLVNHLKSVKRSLRSLRLSPKSVKALDD; encoded by the coding sequence TTGAACCTGTTGCAACATATCGCCCAGTCGCGCCACCTGTTACGCAAATCGGAACTCAAGGTTGCCGATCACGTGCTGCTTGACCCTGCGGCCGTGATGCACAGTTCCATGGCCGACCTGGCCCACAGCGTGGGCATCAGCGAGCCGACCATCGTGCGTTTTTGCCGTGCCATCGGTTGCTCCGGGTTCCAGGATCTGAAACTCAAGCTGGCCCAGAGCCTGGCCGCCGGCGCCAGTTTTGGCCAGTTCGCGATCCACGAAGACGATTCCGTCGCCGACTACAGCCTCAAAATTTTCGACACCACCTTGCACACCCTGATGGAAGTGCGCGAAAAGCTTGATCCGGTGGAACTGCAGAAAGCCGTGACAGCCATGTCCCAGGCTCAGCGTGTGGAATTCTACGGCTTCGGCGCCTCCGGTGCGGTAGCGGCCGATGCCCAGCACAAATTCTTCCGTCTGCTGCTCACGGCGGCGGCCTACAGCGATCCGCATATGCAAGCGATGTCGGCCGTGACCTTGAAGCCAACCGACGTGGCGATCTGCATTTCCCAGTCGGGCCGCTCCAAGGACTTGCTGATCACCGCCAACCTGGTGCGTGAAAGTGGCGCGTCGTTGATCACCCTGTGCCCGAGCCAGACGCCATTGGCGGAGTTGTCCACGGTCAACCTGGCTATCGACGTGCACGAAGACACCGAGATCTACACCCCGTTGACCTCGCGGATCGCCCATCTGGTGGTGATCGATGTGCTGGCGATGGGCGTAGCCATGGCCCGTGGCCCGAGCCTGGTCAATCACCTCAAGAGCGTGAAGCGCAGCTTGCGCAGCCTGCGTCTGTCACCCAAGTCCGTCAAAGCCCTCGACGACTGA
- a CDS encoding PA3496 family putative envelope integrity protein: protein MARPYEDSNSAVKTRRQQEDQRRMAFRRAIEDRCEERQLLQSISDYPELHWQAPAAAQRSAQPGR from the coding sequence ATGGCACGTCCCTACGAAGACAGCAACAGCGCCGTAAAGACCCGTCGTCAGCAGGAAGACCAGCGCCGCATGGCGTTCCGTCGCGCAATCGAAGACCGTTGTGAGGAGCGCCAGTTGCTCCAGAGCATCAGTGACTATCCGGAGCTTCATTGGCAGGCACCCGCGGCCGCCCAGCGAAGCGCTCAGCCAGGGCGCTGA
- a CDS encoding LysR family transcriptional regulator produces MRKSLMRLTLRQLQIFHEVCDLRSYSRAAEEMSLTQPAVSLQIRQLEELIGQPLFEYVGKKLYMTEAAEALQRASRDIFGRLENLDMQLSDMQGSLQGQLKLAVESSAKYFVPHLFAAFKRQHPEVQLQLTVVNRAQVIRRLSDNRDDLVIMSMVPQDMGLEFLPFLNNPIVAVALPDHPLSLQGPLRLQDLEPYTLLLREPGSGTRLACEEYFKEKRVHFTQTVEVASAEAQRECVAAGLGIALLTRHALNLELATGGLKELPVEELPLLRSWCLVQAKAKRLSPVAHAFLGFIRSERQQISALAERFAGRPRVPANEAPDSH; encoded by the coding sequence ATGCGCAAGTCATTGATGCGACTGACATTACGTCAGCTGCAGATATTCCACGAGGTGTGCGATTTGCGCTCTTACAGCCGCGCGGCCGAGGAAATGTCACTCACGCAACCGGCGGTCAGCCTGCAAATCCGCCAGCTCGAAGAGCTGATCGGCCAGCCGCTGTTCGAGTATGTCGGCAAAAAACTCTACATGACCGAGGCCGCCGAAGCCCTGCAACGGGCCAGTCGCGATATCTTCGGGCGCCTGGAAAATCTCGATATGCAGCTGTCGGACATGCAAGGCTCGCTGCAAGGCCAGTTGAAGCTGGCGGTGGAGTCCAGCGCCAAGTACTTCGTGCCGCACCTGTTCGCCGCCTTCAAGCGCCAGCACCCGGAGGTGCAACTGCAATTGACCGTGGTCAACCGCGCCCAGGTGATCCGCCGCCTCTCGGACAACCGGGACGACCTGGTGATCATGTCCATGGTGCCTCAGGACATGGGCCTGGAGTTCCTGCCCTTCCTCAACAACCCCATCGTCGCGGTGGCGCTGCCGGACCATCCGTTGAGCCTGCAAGGGCCGCTGCGCCTGCAGGACCTGGAGCCCTACACGTTGCTGCTGCGCGAACCCGGTTCGGGTACGCGGCTGGCGTGCGAAGAGTATTTCAAGGAAAAACGCGTGCACTTCACCCAGACGGTGGAAGTGGCGTCGGCCGAAGCCCAGCGTGAATGCGTCGCGGCCGGCCTGGGCATCGCCCTGTTGACGCGCCACGCCTTGAACCTGGAACTGGCCACCGGCGGGCTCAAGGAGCTGCCGGTGGAAGAACTGCCGCTGTTGCGCAGCTGGTGCCTGGTGCAGGCCAAGGCCAAGCGCCTGTCACCGGTGGCCCATGCGTTTCTGGGCTTTATCCGCAGCGAACGACAGCAGATCAGCGCCCTGGCTGAGCGCTTCGCTGGGCGGCCGCGGGTGCCTGCCAATGAAGCTCCGGATAGTCACTGA
- a CDS encoding acetyl-CoA carboxylase biotin carboxylase subunit, producing MIKKILIANRGEIAVRIVRACAEMGIRSVAVYSDADRHALHVKRADEAHSIGAEPLAGYLNPRKLVNLAVETGCDALHPGYGFLSENAELADICAERGIKFIGPAAEVIRRMGDKTEARRSMIKAGVPVTPGTEGNVADIHEALTEGDRIGYPVMLKATSGGGGRGIRRCNSREELEQAFPRVISEATKAFGSAEVFLEKCIVNPKHIEAQILGDSFGNVVHLFERDCSIQRRNQKLIEIAPSPQLTPEQRAYIGDLSVRAAKAVGYENAGTVEFLLAEGEVYFMEMNTRVQVEHTITEEITGIDIVREQIRIASGLPLSVKQEDIQHRGFALQFRINAEDPKNNFLPSFGKITRYYAPGGPGVRTDTAIYTGYTIPPFYDSMCLKLVVWALTWEEAMDRGLRALDDMRLQGVKTTAAYYQEILRNPEFRSGQFNTSFVESHPELTNYSIKRKPEELALAIAAAIAAHAGL from the coding sequence GTGATAAAAAAGATCCTGATCGCCAACCGCGGTGAAATTGCCGTCCGCATCGTGCGTGCGTGCGCCGAGATGGGTATCCGTTCGGTCGCGGTCTATTCCGATGCCGACCGCCACGCGTTGCACGTCAAACGGGCCGACGAAGCCCACAGCATCGGCGCCGAGCCCCTGGCCGGCTATCTCAACCCGCGCAAGCTGGTGAACCTGGCGGTGGAAACCGGTTGCGATGCGCTGCACCCCGGCTACGGCTTCCTGTCGGAAAATGCCGAATTGGCGGACATCTGCGCCGAACGTGGGATCAAGTTCATCGGTCCCGCCGCTGAAGTGATCCGCCGCATGGGCGACAAGACCGAAGCGCGCCGCAGCATGATCAAAGCCGGCGTGCCGGTCACCCCCGGCACCGAAGGCAACGTGGCCGACATCCACGAAGCGCTCACCGAAGGCGACCGCATCGGTTACCCGGTGATGCTCAAGGCCACGTCCGGTGGCGGCGGTCGCGGTATCCGCCGCTGCAACAGCCGCGAAGAACTCGAACAAGCCTTCCCGCGCGTGATCTCCGAAGCCACCAAGGCCTTTGGTTCGGCGGAAGTGTTTCTGGAAAAATGCATCGTCAACCCCAAACACATCGAGGCGCAGATCCTCGGTGACAGCTTTGGCAACGTAGTGCATTTGTTCGAGCGCGATTGCTCGATTCAGCGTCGCAACCAAAAGCTGATCGAGATTGCCCCCAGCCCACAGCTGACCCCCGAACAGCGCGCTTACATCGGCGACCTGTCGGTGCGCGCGGCCAAGGCCGTGGGCTACGAGAATGCCGGCACCGTGGAGTTCCTGCTCGCCGAGGGCGAGGTGTACTTCATGGAGATGAACACCCGGGTGCAGGTGGAACACACCATCACCGAAGAAATCACCGGGATCGACATCGTCCGTGAGCAGATCCGCATCGCCTCGGGCCTGCCGCTGTCGGTGAAGCAGGAAGACATCCAGCACCGTGGCTTTGCGTTGCAGTTTCGCATCAACGCCGAAGACCCGAAGAACAACTTCCTCCCAAGCTTCGGCAAGATCACCCGTTACTACGCACCCGGCGGCCCCGGCGTGCGCACCGACACGGCGATCTACACCGGTTACACGATCCCGCCGTTCTACGACTCCATGTGCTTGAAACTGGTGGTCTGGGCGTTGACCTGGGAAGAAGCCATGGACCGCGGCCTGCGTGCCCTGGACGACATGCGCCTGCAAGGCGTGAAGACCACCGCCGCCTACTACCAGGAAATCCTGCGCAACCCGGAATTCCGCAGCGGCCAGTTCAACACCAGTTTTGTGGAAAGCCACCCTGAGCTGACCAACTACTCGATCAAGCGCAAACCCGAAGAGCTGGCCCTTGCCATCGCCGCCGCCATCGCCGCGCATGCGGGTTTATGA